A genomic segment from Chanos chanos chromosome 2, fChaCha1.1, whole genome shotgun sequence encodes:
- the aars1 gene encoding alanine--tRNA ligase, cytoplasmic — translation MALHLALLCAKAFSCCQSSAKSPTSMDSSLTAAQIREKFIDFFRRHEHQYVHSSSTIPLDDPTLLFANAGMNQFKPIFLNTIDPSHPMARLRRAANTQKCIRAGGKHNDLDDVGKDVYHHTFFEMLGSWSFGDYFKQLACKMALELLTQEFGIPIERLYVTYFGGNADAGLEPDLECKQIWLDLGMEESRILPGSMKDNFWEMGDTGPCGPCSEIHYDRIGGRDAAHLVNMDDPNVLEIWNLVFIQYNRESETELKPLPKKSIDTGMGLERLVSVLQNKMSNYDTDLFIPYFEAIQKGTGARPYTGQVGAEDTDGIDMAYRVLADHARTITIALSDGGRPDNTGRGYVLRRILRRAVRYSHEKLGAQRGFFASLVDVVVDSLGAAFPELKKDPDMVKDIINEEEAQFLKTLSRGRRILDRKIQSMGDSKTIPGDTAWLLYDTYGFPLDLTALIAEERGMGVDMEGFEEEKKAAQLKSQGKGSGDEDQIMLDIYAIEELRNKGIPATDDGPKYRYSSDDNGNYVFEQAVGTVLALRRERAFVDEVTTGQECGVLLDQTSFYAEQGGQTFDEGYMLRENDSADDRMEFTVKNTQVRGGYVLHVGTVYGTLRVGDRLTLHVDEARRRPVMSNHTATHILNFALRGVLGEADQRGSLVAPDRLRFDFTAKGALSTGEVRRTEEIACAMIKDAKPVFAKEAPLAAAKAIQGLRAVFDETYPDPVRVVSIGIPVEELLSDPDSAAGSLTSIEFCGGTHLQNSDHAAPFVIVSEEAIAKGIRRIVAVTGAEAQKAQRKADALRQALSALAEKVKAQTAPSKDVQKEIADMTESLGTAVISQWQKDEMRETLKGLKKTMDDLDRASKADVQKRVLEKTKEIIDSNPNQPLIVMEMESGASAKALNESLKLLKTHSPQTAAMLFTVDNDAGKIICLCQVPQDVANRGLKASEWVQKVCPLLDGKGGGKDMSAQATGRNTHCIQEALQLANEFARLKLGEN, via the exons TCCTCTGCTAAGAGCCCGACCAGCATGGATTCTTCACTGACTGCAGCTCAGATCCGCGAAAAGTTTATTGACTTTTTCCGTCGTCATGAGCACCAGTACGTTCATTCGTCCTCCACCATTCCGCTGGACGACCCCACGTTGCTCTTTGCCAACGCTGGCATGAACCAG tTTAAGCCGATTTTCCTGAACACCATCGACCCGTCTCACCCCATGGCCAGACTTCGCCGTGCTGctaacacacagaaatgcatcCGTGCTGGAGGAAAACACAATGACCTGGATGACGTGGGGAAAGATGTGTACCACCACACCTTCTTTGAGATGTTGGGCTCCTGGTCCTTTGGAGACTACTTCAAA CAACTGGCCTGTAAGATGGCTCTGGAGCTGCTGACCCAGGAGTTTGGCATTCCCATTGAGCGCCTGTACGTCACCTACTTTGGGGGGAACGCAGATGCCGGCCTGGAGCCTGACCTGGAGTGTAAACAGATTTGGCTGGACTTGGG AATGGAGGAGAGCCGCATTCTGCCTGGCAGTATGAAGGATAATTTTTGGGAGATGGGTGATACAGGCCCCTGTGGTCCCTGCAGTGAGATTCACTATGATCGCATCGGAGGGCGAGACGCCGCCCACCTGGTCAACATGGATGACCCCAACGTGCTTGAGATCTGGAACCTGGTGTTTATTCAGTACAACAg agagtcagagacagagctgaagcCCTTGCCTAAGAAGAGCATTGATACTGGGATGGGTCTGGAGAGACTGGTGTCTGTACTGCAGAATAAAATGTCTAATTACGACACAGACCTCTTCATCCCTTACTTTGAGGCCATCCAGAAG GGCACTGGTGCCAGGCCGTACACTGGCCAGGTTGGTGCAGAGGACACAGATGGCATAGACATGGCATACCGTGTCCTAGCAGATCACGCCCGCACCATCACCATCGCTCTGTCTGACGGAGGAAGACCCGATAATACAGGGAGAGG gtATGTACTGAGGAGGATTCTGCGTCGTGCTGTGCGTTACTCACATGAGAAGCTGGGTGCTCAGAGGGGTTTCTTTGCCTCCCTGGTGGATGTGGTGGTGGATTCTCTG GGCGCTGCTTTCCCTGAGCTGAAGAAGGATCCGGACATGGTTAAAGACATCATTAACGAAGAGGAAGCGCAGTTCCTCAAGACACTAAGCAGGGGGCGACGTATCCTCGACCGCAAGATTCAGAGCATGGGAGACAGCAAGACCATTCCAG GTGACACTGCCTGGTTGTTGTATGACACTTATGGTTTCCCTCTGGACCTGACTGCACTCATCGCTGAGGAACGAGGGATGGGCGTGGACATGGAGGGCtttgaggaggagaagaaagctgCTCAG ttgaAGTCCCAGGGAAAGGGTTCTGGAGATGAAGACCAGATTATGTTGGATATTTATGCTATTGAGGAGCTGAGGAACAAGGGCATCCCTGCCACTGACGACGGCCCCAAATACCGCTACAGCTCTGACGATAACGGCAACTATG tgtttgAGCAGGCTGTGGGCACTGTACTGGCTCTGAGAAGAGAACGAGCGTTTGTGGATGAGGTGACCACAGGACAGGAATGTGGGGTGCTGTTGGATCAGACGTCTTTTTATGCTGAGCAGGGAGGCCAGACATTCGATGAGGGTTACATGCTTAGAGAGAACGACTCAGCAGACGAT cgaATGGAGTTCACGGTAAAGAATACTCAGGTACGAGGTGGCTATGTGCTGCACGTTGGAACAGTTTATGGCACACTGAGGGTTGGAGATCGCCTCACTCTGCATGTCGACGAG GCTCGCCGTAGGCCTGTCATGAGTAatcacactgctacacacaTCCTGAACTTTGCTCTACGTGGTGTTTTGGGGGAGGCAGACCAGCGGGGCTCTCTCGTTGCTCCAGACCGCCTGCGTTTCGATTTTACCGCCAAAGGAGCTCTGAGCACAGGGGAGGTGCGCCGCACAGAGGAGATCGCCTGTGCCATGATCAAGGATGCCAAG cctgTCTTTGCAAAGGAGGCTCCGTTGGCTGCAGCCAAAGCCATCCAGGGCTTGCGTGCCGTGTTTGATGAGACGTATCCTGACCCGGTCCGGGTGGTGTCCATTGGTATTCCTGTAGAAGAGCTGCTCTCTGATCCAGACAGCGCTGCCGGCTCACTCACATCCATCGAGTTCTGTGGTGGAAC gcATCTACAGAACTCAGATCATGCTGCTCCTTTCGTGATCGTGTCAGAGGAGGCCATTGCCAAGGGGATCCGTCGCATCGTCGCAGTGACGGGAGCAGAAGCCCAGAAG gcTCAAAGGAAAGCGGATGCCCTCAGGCAGGCACTGTCAGCTCTGGCAGAGAAGGTGAAGGCTCAAACTGCCCCCAGTAAAGATGTGCAGAAAGAAATCGCCGACATGACAGaa tcctTGGGCACTGCAGTAATCTCTCAGTGGCAGAaggatgagatgagagagactCTGAAAGGACTGAAGAAGACCATGGATGACCTGGACCGCGCCAGCAAGGCAGACGTCCAAAAAAGG GTTCTGGAGAAGACGAAAGAAATCATTGACAGTAACCCCAACCAGCCTCTTATCGTCATGGAGATGGAGAGCGGAGCATCTGCCAAG gctttaAACGAGTCTCTGAAGTTGTTGAAGACTCACTCTCCACAGACGGCTGCAATGCTCTTCACCGTGGATAACGACGCTGGCAAAATCATCTGTCTGTGCCAAGTCCCTCAG GATGTTGCAAATCGTGGTCTGAAGGCCAGTGAGTGGGTGCAGAAagtctgccccctgctggatgGAAAAGGTGGAGGCAAAGACATGTCTGCCCAGGCAACAGGCAGAaatacacactgcatacaggAAGCCTTGCAGCTGGCCAACGAGTTCGCCCGTCTCAAACTTGGCGAAAACTAG